The Synechococcus sp. RS9909 genomic interval CGTAACAAGGGATGACATCGCCCCGGGCCTGATCGGTCCACCCCCATAGATTTCCGCTATGGCAGCGCGCATCACCAAAGACGAGTTTTTGGCCCGGGCGCAGCAGCGCTTCGGTGATCGCTTTGATTATTCCGGCATTCACTATCGCAGCTACAAGAGCCCGATCAAGATCATCTGCCGCAAACATCCCGTGCAGCCGATTTCAATCACACCGGAAAAGCATCTGCAAACCACCGGCGGTTGTCGTCATTGCCTGCGGGAGAAGCGCGTCGAGTCGCTGGAGCGGGAGTTGAATCGCCAGTCGCCGAATCGCCCGTCGCCGGAGCGCCAGCCGGAGACGCCGATCAGCCAGGTGCAGCGTCTGGCCCTGCTGGCCCTGCTTCTCGCTGCGTCCCTTCCGGTTCAGGCCGGCAGCATCACCGCCGAATCGGTGTGGAGTGAAGACGATGCGACGCAGCGCGCCGAGGTGCAGGTGCCCAAAAACAGCACCGTCACCGACAGCCAATGCGAGACCATCCAGGTGAGAAACAGCGACCGTTATCGCTGCACAGTGTTTTTTAAGCCGTAAACCGCATTATTCCGTCAGACTGACGCGTTGATAGCAGAACCAGACCCACTGCTGAAACAGCAGATTGCGGTGGGATCGCCACAGGGTGCGGGGTTGATCGGCATCGAAATTTTCAGGAGGGGGCACATCGCCGCGGGCGCGATCCCGCTCCATTTCCCCAAGGATGCGGGAGGTGTTGTATTCCGGGTGACCCAGATGCATCAGTTGGCGCTGATCGGTGGTTTCAAAGATCGTGTAACCCACCTCCTCGCCATGGGCGAGCAGGCGCAAGCGACCCTGGCGCTGGGCTGCTTCCATCGCCGCATCGCGCAGACCGGCATGGCGACTCTGGGGACAGACAAAGCGGTCGTCCTGGGTGCCCATCAGGGCGTGACCCGGCACCAGACTGCGCAGCGGATACACCCCAAAGAGTTTGCGCTCGAACGGCACCTTGTCGACTCCGGCCAGATAGGCCAGCGCGAAACCGGCCCAGCAGAGGCCCAGGGTGCTGGCACACACCCGCCGCGCCTCCTCGATCAACTCCACCAGTTCAGGCCAGTAGTTCACCTGCTCATAGGGCAGATGTTCAACCGGGGCGCCGGTGATGATCAAGCCATCCAGGGGAGCCTGAGCCGTCGCTTCGTCCCAGCTCACATACAGCTGGTCGAGATGATCGTGATCCCAGGTTTTGTAGCTGTGACTCTGCAGGCGAATCCAGATCGGCTCGATCTGCAAGGGCGACAGCCCGAGTGGATGGAGCAGATTGAACTCATATTGCTTCCCCAACGGCATGATGTTGAGGATGCCGATGCGCAGCGGTCGGATGTCCTGACGTTCCGCCAGGGCCGGTTCAATCCAGGAAATGCCGTTGCGTTCAACCGAGGCGATCTTGTGATAATTACGCGGCAGAATCAGAGCCATGGCGTCCGATTGTGAGGTCGCAGATCAGGGAAGGAGGGCCAGGGCCTGATCGAAATCGGCCTTGATGTCGTCGATGTGCTCCAGACCCACCGAGACCCGCACCATGGTGGGCGTCACACCGGCGGAAGCCTGCTCCGCTTCCGAAAGCTGCTGGTGGGTGGTGGAGGCCGGGTGGATCACCAGGGTCTTGGCATCGCCCACATTGGCCAGATGACTGGCCAGTTTCAGGCCATTGATGAACTGCACCGCATCATCGAAACCGCCTTTGAGGGCGAACATCAGCATGCAGCCCATGCCGCGACCGGTCAGGTAGTGCTTGGCGCGGGTGTGGTAAGGATCCCCGGGGAGACCGGGGTAGCTGACGGACGCCACCTTCGGGTGCTCCTGCAGCCAGCTGGCGAGGGCCATCGCATTCTCAGCATGGCGCTCCACCCGCAGACTCAGGGTCTCCAGGCCCTGCAGCAGCAGGAAGCTGTTGAACGGGCTCACCGCCGGCCCCCAATCCCGCAATCCCTCCAGACGGGCCCGCAGAGCGAAGGCGATGTTGCGGTCATCGGGCACACCGAGCATCTTGCAGATGTCGCTGCCGAAGCCGAAGGCCTGCCAGTGCACCAGGCCGTGATAAGCGGCGCTGGGTTCACTCATCAGGGGGAAGCGGCCATTGCCCCAGTCGAACGTGCCCGCATCAACGATCACACCACCCAGGCTGGTGCCGTGGCCTCCGATCCATTTGGTGGCGCTCTCCACCACCACATCGGCCCCATGCTCGATCGGCCGGAGCAGGGCACCGCAAGCACCCAGGGTGTTGTCGACAATCAGCGGAATGCCCCGCTCCTTGGCAAGGGCGGAGAGGCCGGCGAAATCGGGAATGTTGAAGCGGGGATTGCCCATCGCTTCCACATAGATCGCCTTGGTGTTGGCATCGATCTGGGTCGCGAAGCTGTCCACGTCATCGCCTTCGGCGAACTTCACCTGGATTCCCAGGCGGGGAAACTGCACCTTGAACTGGTTGTAGGTGCCGCCATAGAGGAAGGAGGTCGACACGAGGTTGTCGCCCGCCTGCATGCAGTTGGTGATCGCCAGAAACTGCGCCGACTGGCCCGATGCCGTCGCCAGGGCGGCCACACCCCCTTCCAGGGCCGCCACCCGCTTTTCGAACACATCCGTCGTCGGGTTCATCAGACGGGTGTAGATGTTGCCGAACTCCTTCAGCCCGAAGAGGTTGGCGCCGTGCTCGGCGTCATTGAAGACGTAGGAGCTGGTCTGGTAGATCGGCACCGCCCGGGAGTTGGTCACCGGATCCGGGACCTGGCCGGCGTGGAGCTGGAGGGTCTCGAAACGTTGGGATGCCAAGGCGTGCCAGGTCTGGGTCATCTGTTCTAGCTGGCGGCCCCACCCCCCGGACTCCAGTCGGCGGGGGGCTCGGGCTTGTCACTTTCGGCGAGGGAGGGCAGGGTCTCGCGTACCAGGGGGACGAAGCGGCTGCGCACCTGCTGCCGGAAGCCATCCACCGCCTCAGCGTGCAGCACCGGATAGGCCTGAGGACCGGCCTGATCCCGAAGGGGCCGCCAGCGGTTGTTGTCTTTCGCCTTGAGCTCCTGCAGTGGTGTGCTCAGATCGAGCTGACGCAGTTCTCCCTGGGAGGCGGCCAGCGTGGTCGCCACCCCCGCCAGTTCGTCACGCACCGGGTCAAAGCCCTTGGCCTTGAGCGTGTCGGGCAGGCCGAGCACAGGCTGGTAATAGTTGAGCAGGCGCAGCTCCTCCTCCAGCAGGATCGCCCAGGCGCCCCGGGCCCCCTCCGGCAGTCCAAATCCCGCCTCCGCGCTGGTCATCACGTCGAGGTGAAACTGAAGCCAGCGGTAGTACGACTTGTCGCGCAGGCCTTTGCGCACGGCGGCCTTGCCGCTGAGGATCACGGGGAGGGCCGCTTCCGCCTTGCGCAGAAACAGGCGGTCCTCCCGCTCCAGATTCATCGCTCCCCAGCGCTGGCGGTATTCCCACAGCTCGGCATAGCGGGCCACATCCTCCTCGGACCAGCCCAACGCTTTCAGCTCATCGCCCCGATGGGTCAGTTCCTTGGCCACGCGCAGGATCGGTTTCAATCGATGGCAGCGTAGGCGGTGGCCTCAGGCCCACCCGTTCACGACGCCGGTGGACTGCTGGCGGGTTGCTGCTGAAGATAGGCGCCAACTCCGATCGGCTCGGTCTGGGCGTAACCCACCGGCAGCCAGAGATCCCCCGTCGCTGAAGCGAAATGAATTTCCCAGTGATAAAGCCCGCGATAGGCCGCCGGGTTGTCCTTGAGCAGGGCGGCGTAGCGGAGGACGGCGTCGCCGTAATGGTCGCTGTTGTTGTAACCCCAGAGCCCGCGGCGGATGTCCTTCAGCCCACCCCGCCGCACCAGATAGCGGGCAGCGGCATGGATCGCATCCCAGGGATTGCGGATGTCGCCTCCCTGGCCGATGCCTGGCTCCGCCCAGGTGCTGGGCAGAAACTGCATCGGGCCCTGGGCATTGGCCACTGACACCCCATCGATGCGGCCCATGCCGGTTTCCACCAGGTTCACAGCCGCCAACACCTCCCAGTCGATACCGGTCTTGGCGGCGGCGCTGCGGTAGGCCTTGAGCAATTGGTCAGCCGGTGCGGGTGGGCGGATTCGCCAGGCGGGCAGGCGGTTGCTGGCCGGCCCGCGATGCATGGCCAGGAATTGGCGGCGTGCGGCAATGTGCTGATCGAACACCCAGTGCCAACGCTCTGGCAAGGCGTTGCGCACGGCGGCAGCCCGCTCCGGCTGTTTGGACAGCACCCGATAGATCACCTGCTGCTGATGCGCCAGTGGGGGCAGGGCGCTGCCAGGCAACTGCGGATCGCGGATCGAGGACTCCAGTGCCGCAAGCAGAGTCGCCAGGGCCATGGCGTCCTCCGGAACCAGCGGGTAGTGACGCCCTGTGGCGGTACGGGGCAGGGTTGGATCGGTGGGTAACGCCGGACCCTTGCTGCGTCGTCTCGCGGTCGGTTCGTCGACCTGGGGAGCGTCGCTCTGGGGTTGGGGTCGGGGCTGGCTGGCGATCACCGCCGGCACCAGGGCGGCAGCGATCAGGGGCAGAAGCCAGCGCATCGATCGAGCCATCAACAATTGGTGCAGATCAGGTGGGCAGGAAGGCGCGCCGATCGTGAAAATCAGGCTGGTCGCCGGGGTGGGAGAGGGCCCAGTAGGAGAGGCGACCCTCTTGCTCTTCCACCACCATCGCAAGGCCGATCTCCGGTTGCATCGCCTCGGGCCAGCACGGGGGCAGATCGAGCTGGATGTCGCAGCGCAGATCCCTGGCCTGACGTCGCAGCTGAATCCGGGGTGGCTGGGGCAGATCCACCAGCTCCGGAGGGCTGCGATAGGTGCTGAAGGCGTAGAGGTTCCAGTCGCCGTTGGCAGCGGCGTTGAGCTCCCAGTAGCGCGGCGACTCAGGCCAGCCGAGGAAGGCCTCAAAGCAGGTGTGGTCCCAGAGGCCATCCCGGCGTTGCGGGGGGCCGGTGCGGCTGGGGCAACGCAGGCCCTCCAGGGACTCCCAACCCGGCCCGGGCCGTAGACCGAAGCTGAAGGCCATCGCACCGGAGGCCTGCCAGACGGCTTCCACCCGCAACAGCAGAGGCGGGCTGATGTGCGGCGCAAATGGCTGCAGGACGCAGAGCTGGCGCACCATCACCGCGTGACGTGCCATCTCAGGCCGGCTGCTGCGACAGCACGTCGCGGACCAGGGCTTCAATGCCATCCCACTGACGCTCGATCGAGTCGGTGAGGGCGAATTGCACCAGGGCCCGATCCAGGTTGTGGCCCGGACGCTCGGTGCGGAAGTAGCGATCTCCCTCCAGGTGATCGGTGAGGAAGCGCAGGCCCAGTTCAAAGGGCAGC includes:
- a CDS encoding homoserine O-succinyltransferase, with the protein product MALILPRNYHKIASVERNGISWIEPALAERQDIRPLRIGILNIMPLGKQYEFNLLHPLGLSPLQIEPIWIRLQSHSYKTWDHDHLDQLYVSWDEATAQAPLDGLIITGAPVEHLPYEQVNYWPELVELIEEARRVCASTLGLCWAGFALAYLAGVDKVPFERKLFGVYPLRSLVPGHALMGTQDDRFVCPQSRHAGLRDAAMEAAQRQGRLRLLAHGEEVGYTIFETTDQRQLMHLGHPEYNTSRILGEMERDRARGDVPPPENFDADQPRTLWRSHRNLLFQQWVWFCYQRVSLTE
- a CDS encoding O-acetylhomoserine aminocarboxypropyltransferase/cysteine synthase family protein; its protein translation is MTQTWHALASQRFETLQLHAGQVPDPVTNSRAVPIYQTSSYVFNDAEHGANLFGLKEFGNIYTRLMNPTTDVFEKRVAALEGGVAALATASGQSAQFLAITNCMQAGDNLVSTSFLYGGTYNQFKVQFPRLGIQVKFAEGDDVDSFATQIDANTKAIYVEAMGNPRFNIPDFAGLSALAKERGIPLIVDNTLGACGALLRPIEHGADVVVESATKWIGGHGTSLGGVIVDAGTFDWGNGRFPLMSEPSAAYHGLVHWQAFGFGSDICKMLGVPDDRNIAFALRARLEGLRDWGPAVSPFNSFLLLQGLETLSLRVERHAENAMALASWLQEHPKVASVSYPGLPGDPYHTRAKHYLTGRGMGCMLMFALKGGFDDAVQFINGLKLASHLANVGDAKTLVIHPASTTHQQLSEAEQASAGVTPTMVRVSVGLEHIDDIKADFDQALALLP
- a CDS encoding lytic transglycosylase domain-containing protein, translating into MARSMRWLLPLIAAALVPAVIASQPRPQPQSDAPQVDEPTARRRSKGPALPTDPTLPRTATGRHYPLVPEDAMALATLLAALESSIRDPQLPGSALPPLAHQQQVIYRVLSKQPERAAAVRNALPERWHWVFDQHIAARRQFLAMHRGPASNRLPAWRIRPPAPADQLLKAYRSAAAKTGIDWEVLAAVNLVETGMGRIDGVSVANAQGPMQFLPSTWAEPGIGQGGDIRNPWDAIHAAARYLVRRGGLKDIRRGLWGYNNSDHYGDAVLRYAALLKDNPAAYRGLYHWEIHFASATGDLWLPVGYAQTEPIGVGAYLQQQPASSPPAS
- a CDS encoding DOMON-like domain-containing protein, with translation MARHAVMVRQLCVLQPFAPHISPPLLLRVEAVWQASGAMAFSFGLRPGPGWESLEGLRCPSRTGPPQRRDGLWDHTCFEAFLGWPESPRYWELNAAANGDWNLYAFSTYRSPPELVDLPQPPRIQLRRQARDLRCDIQLDLPPCWPEAMQPEIGLAMVVEEQEGRLSYWALSHPGDQPDFHDRRAFLPT